One stretch of Gloeocapsa sp. DLM2.Bin57 DNA includes these proteins:
- a CDS encoding glycosyltransferase gives MLQKTISVIIPVYNGGEAFYKCLTSLKDSHSKPLEVIVIADGDTDGSGELAAEFGAKVLRNETSQGPAAARNKGAAIARGDILFFIDADVTIYPDTLEKVAEVFTSEPDLAALIGSYDDEPGAPNFLSQYRNLFHHYNHQISKEEASTFWGACGGIKREIFLKIGGFDEKYRRPCIEDIELGYRLKASGYSIRLCKEIHVKHLKHWTPYSMLRADVFYRALPWTELIHRQGYLPNDLNLQWSSRLSVLLVYGLLALSFQAIWTPSVLTITVLIIVALLSLNASVYNFFLEKRGVLFTIRTLPWHWFYYFYSGASFAIGTIRYWLRQKLKQA, from the coding sequence ATGCTTCAAAAAACAATTTCAGTAATTATACCTGTTTATAACGGTGGTGAAGCTTTTTACAAATGTCTTACTAGTTTAAAAGATAGCCATAGTAAGCCATTAGAAGTCATTGTCATAGCCGATGGCGATACCGATGGTTCAGGAGAATTAGCCGCCGAGTTTGGAGCAAAAGTACTACGCAACGAAACTAGTCAAGGACCAGCAGCAGCTAGAAATAAGGGTGCAGCAATAGCTAGAGGAGATATTTTATTTTTTATAGACGCAGATGTCACCATTTATCCCGATACCCTAGAAAAAGTAGCTGAGGTTTTCACCTCTGAGCCAGATTTAGCCGCTTTAATTGGTTCTTATGACGATGAACCAGGTGCACCTAATTTTCTCTCTCAGTATAGAAATCTTTTTCACCATTATAATCATCAAATCAGTAAAGAAGAAGCCTCAACTTTTTGGGGAGCTTGTGGGGGTATTAAAAGAGAAATTTTCTTGAAAATAGGCGGTTTTGATGAAAAATATCGTCGTCCTTGTATCGAAGATATTGAGTTAGGATACCGTCTCAAAGCCTCAGGTTATTCTATTCGTCTCTGTAAAGAGATACACGTCAAACATCTCAAGCATTGGACACCCTATTCTATGTTAAGAGCAGATGTGTTTTACCGCGCTTTACCTTGGACAGAATTAATTCATCGTCAGGGTTATCTACCCAATGACCTCAATTTACAATGGTCAAGTCGTTTGAGTGTGTTATTAGTTTATGGATTATTAGCGTTATCGTTCCAAGCAATTTGGACACCGTCTGTATTAACAATAACAGTATTAATAATTGTGGCACTATTAAGCCTTAACGCTTCGGTATATAATTTTTTCCTAGAAAAGCGGGGCGTTTTATTTACAATCAGAACTCTTCCTTGGCACTGGTTTTATTACTTCTATAGTGGTGCTAGTTTTGCCATAGGAACAATTCGTTATTGGTTACGTCAAAAATTAAAACAAGCCTAG
- a CDS encoding lipopolysaccharide biosynthesis protein: protein MNIKTKAIQGAIWSIIQHWGSQAGSFIIFMILARLLTPEDFGLVSLANVFLIFLNIFLEQGLTPALVQREELETEHLDTGFWIQVISGILLFLISLLLAGQLAVIFQQPQLTPILRCFAGLLIINSLGQIPKAILQRDFGFKIMAIRSLIAITISGIVGITMAFSGFGVWSLVGQQLTFESVVVLVMWRAIKWRPQFRFSKKHFQDLFGFSIYVLLYKVVKFFERNSDNLLIGYFLGEVALGYYAIAYRILEVMTQLLVNTINQVSLPVFSRLQKQPEYFRQAFYRVTQLITLIAFPAFLGMLTLAPIVITTLFGEQWSNSVPVMRILTFMGILSSLSFLNLAVFVALGKPDWRLWLSLFNGIFSFLVALLVIDKGIIAVAIAFVVGVYSIFPANLWLLKKLINISWLTYFKQFLTPLLGSSVMVASLYLTTYFLEIWLSPIALLLVCTAVGLLSYPLTIRLINPQLFQELLSLFSLATAKKD, encoded by the coding sequence ATGAACATCAAAACAAAAGCTATTCAAGGTGCTATCTGGTCTATAATCCAACACTGGGGTAGTCAAGCGGGATCTTTTATCATTTTTATGATTCTAGCTCGCTTGTTAACCCCAGAAGATTTTGGTCTAGTTAGCTTAGCTAATGTTTTTTTGATATTTTTAAATATCTTTTTAGAACAAGGTTTGACACCTGCATTAGTTCAACGGGAAGAACTAGAAACTGAACATTTAGATACAGGATTTTGGATTCAAGTAATTAGTGGTATCTTACTTTTTCTGATTAGTTTACTTTTAGCTGGGCAATTAGCAGTAATTTTTCAACAACCACAACTTACACCAATTTTACGTTGTTTTGCAGGTTTATTGATTATAAATTCTTTGGGTCAAATACCTAAAGCAATTCTCCAGCGAGATTTTGGTTTTAAAATTATGGCAATTCGCTCATTAATCGCTATTACAATTAGCGGAATTGTGGGCATTACTATGGCTTTTTCTGGTTTCGGTGTTTGGAGTTTAGTTGGTCAACAGTTAACCTTTGAATCTGTTGTAGTTTTAGTGATGTGGAGAGCAATAAAATGGCGTCCACAATTTAGGTTCTCAAAAAAACATTTTCAGGATTTATTTGGTTTTAGTATCTATGTTTTACTTTATAAAGTTGTAAAATTCTTTGAAAGAAATTCTGATAATTTGTTGATTGGCTATTTTTTAGGGGAAGTAGCTTTAGGTTATTACGCGATCGCCTATCGTATCCTGGAAGTTATGACTCAATTACTAGTCAATACTATTAATCAGGTCTCTCTCCCTGTTTTCTCACGATTACAGAAACAACCAGAGTATTTTCGTCAAGCTTTTTACCGAGTAACTCAATTAATTACCTTAATCGCTTTTCCTGCTTTTTTGGGTATGCTAACATTAGCGCCTATTGTTATTACTACTTTGTTTGGTGAACAATGGAGTAATTCTGTACCTGTGATGAGAATATTAACGTTTATGGGTATTCTCTCCTCTCTTTCTTTTTTAAATTTGGCTGTTTTTGTCGCTCTGGGTAAACCTGATTGGCGACTTTGGTTGAGTTTATTTAATGGTATTTTCAGTTTTCTAGTGGCTTTATTGGTAATAGACAAAGGTATTATTGCTGTAGCAATAGCTTTTGTGGTTGGGGTTTATAGTATTTTTCCTGCTAATTTATGGTTATTAAAGAAACTAATTAATATTTCTTGGTTAACTTATTTTAAACAGTTTCTAACTCCTTTATTAGGTTCTTCAGTTATGGTTGCTTCTCTTTATTTAACAACATACTTTTTGGAGATTTGGTTATCTCCTATAGCTTTACTATTAGTTTGTACAGCAGTTGGTCTGTTGAGTTATCCTTTAACCATTAGATTAATTAACCCCCAACTTTTCCAAGAGTTACTCAGTCTTTTTTCTTTAGCCACTGCTAAGAAGGATTGA
- a CDS encoding NAD(P)/FAD-dependent oxidoreductase, protein MIQATSQNSEFNAYNPNSPTTIVIGGGPAGLTAAYQLAKQGWRSVILEQGDRVGGISRTETYKDYRFDIGGHRFFTKVPEVQELWYEVLEDDFIKVPRLSRIYYKGKFFNYPIEPFNALINLGIVYSFLSVYSYLKIKLKPLPVEENFEQWVTNRFGERLYQTFFKSYTEKVWGIPCNQIRADWAAQRIKGLSLKKALINAFFGSNDTKTLIKEFDYPILGPGMMWETFQQKLENQGSPVYLNTKVVKVERVGQRITKVIAEHQGETREITGDYFLSSMPVTALLRCLDPLPPETVLQAANGLKYRDFLIVPLIIQEKDLFPDNWIYIHSPEFKVGRIQNFKNWSPKMVPDPNKTCLGMEYFCSVGDELWSMSDQELIQLASEEIVALGLVDNLGKVEDATVIRQLKAYPVYDGEYQQHLKVIQDYITGFENLQTVGRNGMHRYNNQDHSMLTGILAAKNILGADFDLWKVNTERSYQEEFMTKNESSRSFS, encoded by the coding sequence ATGATACAAGCAACCTCTCAAAATAGTGAGTTTAATGCTTACAACCCTAATTCTCCTACTACCATTGTTATTGGCGGAGGTCCGGCCGGTTTAACTGCGGCTTACCAACTAGCTAAACAGGGCTGGCGTTCTGTCATACTAGAACAAGGCGATCGCGTAGGAGGGATATCCCGCACAGAAACTTATAAAGATTATCGCTTTGACATTGGAGGACACCGATTTTTTACCAAAGTTCCCGAAGTCCAAGAACTATGGTACGAAGTTTTAGAAGATGATTTTATTAAAGTCCCTCGTTTATCCCGTATTTACTACAAGGGTAAGTTCTTTAATTATCCTATAGAGCCTTTTAACGCGTTAATCAATTTGGGGATTGTCTATAGCTTTTTAAGTGTCTATAGTTATCTCAAAATCAAGCTAAAACCCCTACCCGTAGAGGAGAACTTTGAACAATGGGTAACTAATCGCTTTGGAGAGCGTCTTTACCAAACCTTTTTTAAAAGTTATACCGAGAAGGTCTGGGGTATTCCCTGTAACCAAATTCGGGCTGATTGGGCAGCACAACGTATTAAAGGTTTATCTTTGAAAAAAGCCTTGATTAACGCTTTTTTTGGGAGTAACGATACTAAAACCTTGATCAAAGAATTTGATTATCCTATTTTAGGACCAGGGATGATGTGGGAAACCTTCCAACAAAAGCTAGAAAACCAAGGCTCACCAGTTTACTTAAACACAAAAGTAGTTAAGGTAGAAAGAGTTGGTCAACGTATTACCAAAGTTATTGCTGAACACCAAGGAGAAACTAGGGAAATCACAGGAGATTATTTTCTTTCTAGTATGCCTGTAACGGCTTTATTGCGTTGTCTAGACCCCTTACCCCCTGAAACAGTGCTGCAAGCGGCTAATGGTCTCAAATACCGTGATTTCTTGATTGTCCCCCTAATTATTCAAGAAAAGGATCTCTTTCCGGATAATTGGATTTATATCCATAGTCCCGAATTTAAAGTAGGACGTATCCAAAACTTTAAAAATTGGAGTCCGAAAATGGTCCCTGATCCTAATAAAACTTGTTTAGGGATGGAGTATTTTTGTAGCGTTGGAGATGAATTATGGTCAATGTCAGATCAAGAATTGATCCAATTGGCTAGTGAAGAAATAGTCGCACTTGGTTTAGTAGATAACCTTGGTAAAGTTGAAGATGCTACGGTGATTCGTCAGTTAAAAGCATACCCTGTTTATGACGGTGAGTACCAACAACACCTCAAGGTTATCCAAGACTATATCACTGGTTTTGAAAATCTACAGACAGTTGGACGTAATGGTATGCACCGCTATAATAACCAAGATCATTCTATGTTGACTGGAATCTTAGCAGCTAAAAATATTCTCGGAGCTGATTTTGATTTGTGGAAAGTTAATACAGAACGTTCTTATCAAGAAGAGTTTATGACTAAAAATGAGTCAAGCAGAAGTTTTAGCTAA